The following proteins come from a genomic window of Rhodohalobacter sp. 614A:
- a CDS encoding PadR family transcriptional regulator, protein MISRELKAASSKPMILSILSHGESYGYQIIQNIEKLSGGKWEWSEAMLYPVLHRMNADGLIQSQWKVMENGRKRKYYSLTASGKDALEAEKSQWMSVHEALKALWGDNPQLVLE, encoded by the coding sequence ATGATTTCACGCGAACTGAAAGCCGCTTCTTCCAAGCCAATGATTCTCTCCATTCTTTCACACGGAGAGAGTTACGGATACCAGATTATTCAGAATATTGAAAAACTATCCGGTGGGAAGTGGGAATGGTCCGAAGCGATGTTGTACCCGGTACTTCACAGAATGAATGCCGACGGGCTAATTCAGTCTCAATGGAAGGTGATGGAGAATGGCCGCAAACGTAAATATTACAGTCTCACTGCAAGTGGGAAAGACGCATTAGAAGCCGAAAAATCACAATGGATGAGTGTTCACGAAGCACTGAAAGCGTTGTGGGGAGATAATCCGCAATTGGTGTTAGAATAA
- the cysM gene encoding cysteine synthase CysM: MNIEDLIGNTPLVKLEKIPVKKEVEIYCKLEGQNPGGSVKDRAALGMINGALERGDVKPGDTLVEATSGNTGIALAMIAAIKRLKMKLIMPEDATEERIKSMRAFGAEVILTPAEKTIEYSRDVAEQMAEENGYFQLNQFANPDNYKVHEQTTGPEIWRDTDGKITHFVSAMGTTGTIMGVSRYLKSQNSDVKIVGTQPTEGSSIPGIRRWSPEFLPEIFDADRVDQTVDVSQEEATEMARRMAKEEGVFAGMSSGGALAAALKIADQIDKGVIVCITCDRGDRYLSSPLFGES, translated from the coding sequence ATGAACATCGAAGATCTTATTGGAAATACACCGTTAGTAAAGCTGGAGAAAATTCCCGTTAAAAAAGAGGTGGAGATTTATTGTAAACTCGAAGGCCAAAACCCCGGCGGAAGTGTGAAGGACCGCGCGGCTTTGGGAATGATTAACGGGGCTTTGGAGAGAGGAGATGTAAAACCCGGCGATACATTAGTGGAAGCCACAAGCGGAAATACCGGGATTGCACTCGCCATGATTGCAGCTATAAAAAGGCTGAAGATGAAATTGATCATGCCGGAAGATGCGACCGAAGAGCGGATTAAATCGATGAGAGCGTTTGGTGCGGAAGTGATTTTAACTCCCGCCGAAAAAACAATTGAATATTCGCGTGATGTGGCTGAACAGATGGCGGAAGAAAACGGGTATTTTCAACTGAACCAGTTTGCCAATCCCGATAATTATAAGGTGCACGAACAGACCACGGGACCTGAAATCTGGAGAGATACTGATGGCAAAATCACGCATTTCGTTTCGGCGATGGGAACCACCGGTACCATTATGGGCGTTTCCAGGTACCTGAAATCACAGAATTCGGACGTGAAAATTGTAGGAACACAGCCAACAGAAGGTTCCTCCATTCCGGGTATTCGGCGATGGTCGCCTGAGTTTCTTCCGGAGATTTTTGATGCAGACCGTGTGGATCAAACGGTTGACGTCAGCCAGGAAGAAGCAACAGAAATGGCCCGCCGAATGGCTAAAGAAGAAGGAGTTTTTGCCGGAATGAGCAGCGGTGGTGCACTCGCTGCAGCTTTGAAAATAGCTGATCAAATTGATAAGGGAGTGATTGTCTGCATCACCTGCGACCGCGGGGATCGTTATTTGAGTTCTCCGTTGTTTGGTGAATCGTAA
- the epsC gene encoding serine O-acetyltransferase EpsC, with translation MKDLDTFYDELLMANIEASECPPPEMVIRFFEDILQLLFPEFSYDRLLDKEKIVEKFDQQKEAFRKILDHNQECIQNDTGGVEEHFFEKLPEIRRMLVDDIDAIYRGDPAAKTRAEVIRTYPGFYALAAHRIAHELLKLGVLLIPRIISEYAHRQTGIDIHPGATIGDHFCIDHGTGVVIGETTVIGSNVKVYQGVTLGGLSVDKEDASKKRHPTIEDNVVIYAGASILGGETVIGEGSIIGGNVWLTRSVPPKSKIYYKASMTDSSGETDMITFKQEN, from the coding sequence TTGAAAGATTTAGATACCTTTTATGATGAACTGCTGATGGCGAATATTGAGGCATCGGAATGCCCGCCGCCGGAAATGGTGATTCGTTTTTTTGAGGATATTCTCCAGCTTCTGTTCCCGGAGTTTTCTTACGACCGGCTGCTGGATAAAGAAAAAATTGTTGAGAAATTTGATCAACAGAAAGAAGCATTCCGCAAAATTCTTGATCATAACCAGGAATGCATTCAGAATGATACCGGTGGTGTTGAAGAACATTTTTTTGAGAAATTACCGGAAATACGCAGAATGCTGGTTGATGATATCGATGCCATCTATCGCGGTGATCCGGCCGCAAAAACCAGGGCGGAGGTCATTCGAACCTATCCCGGATTTTATGCGTTAGCCGCTCATCGAATTGCCCACGAACTTCTGAAATTGGGTGTGCTTTTGATTCCCCGCATTATCTCGGAGTATGCCCATCGGCAGACAGGAATAGACATCCACCCCGGCGCAACCATCGGAGACCATTTTTGTATTGATCACGGAACCGGAGTGGTGATCGGTGAAACGACGGTTATCGGTTCAAATGTTAAAGTATACCAGGGAGTAACGCTTGGCGGACTGAGCGTAGATAAAGAAGATGCCAGCAAGAAACGCCACCCCACGATTGAAGATAACGTTGTGATTTATGCCGGTGCATCTATTTTGGGTGGAGAAACGGTCATTGGAGAAGGAAGTATTATTGGAGGAAATGTGTGGCTGACCCGAAGCGTTCCGCCAAAGTCTAAAATTTATTACAAAGCAAGTATGACAGACAGCTCCGGCGAAACGGATATGATTACGTTTAAACAGGAAAATTAG
- the carA gene encoding glutamine-hydrolyzing carbamoyl-phosphate synthase small subunit: protein MTPAAPEKKPAILALSDGTVVHGRAIGIKGTTGGELCFNTSMSGYQEIFTDPSYYGQLMMMTYPHIGNYGTMSRDDEARKVMIAGLIVRAFSDDYSNLMADGSLQEYLERNKVVGISDVDTRMLVKHIRTKGVMNAVISSEILDEDELVKRAKDWDPMDGLELATKVTRNEAQTIPSDGPFKIAAFDYGIKQNIINNFNQRGCTLRIFPAETEVDELKEWNADGYFFSNGPGDPNASSSYALPIVKYAKESGKPVFGICLGHQLMALAEGIPVKKMFVGHRGANHPVKNLETGLVEITTQNHGFAVDEKSLDDSKVEVTHINLNDKTIEGLKFKTYPGMSVQYHPEASPGPHDSSYLFDQFLEMVKETKGEPA from the coding sequence ATGACCCCCGCAGCACCCGAAAAAAAACCGGCCATTCTTGCGCTCTCCGACGGCACCGTTGTTCACGGCCGCGCCATTGGAATTAAAGGAACCACAGGTGGAGAGCTCTGTTTTAACACAAGCATGTCCGGCTACCAGGAAATTTTTACCGACCCGAGCTACTATGGCCAGCTCATGATGATGACCTACCCGCACATCGGTAATTACGGCACCATGAGCCGCGACGATGAAGCCCGAAAAGTAATGATTGCCGGACTTATCGTCCGTGCTTTCTCGGACGATTACAGCAACCTAATGGCCGACGGAAGCCTCCAGGAATACCTCGAACGAAATAAAGTAGTAGGTATTTCTGATGTAGATACCCGGATGCTTGTAAAGCATATCCGAACCAAAGGCGTGATGAATGCCGTTATCAGTTCGGAAATTCTGGATGAGGACGAACTCGTAAAACGAGCCAAAGATTGGGACCCGATGGACGGGCTCGAACTGGCGACGAAAGTCACACGAAATGAAGCTCAGACCATTCCGTCAGACGGACCTTTCAAAATTGCCGCGTTTGATTATGGAATCAAACAAAATATCATCAACAATTTTAACCAGCGTGGATGTACACTCCGGATTTTTCCGGCCGAAACTGAGGTGGATGAACTTAAAGAATGGAATGCCGACGGCTACTTTTTCAGTAATGGCCCCGGCGATCCGAACGCCTCATCATCGTACGCTCTGCCTATTGTAAAGTACGCGAAAGAAAGCGGAAAACCCGTATTTGGTATTTGTCTCGGCCACCAGTTAATGGCACTCGCAGAGGGAATTCCCGTGAAAAAAATGTTTGTGGGCCATCGTGGTGCCAATCATCCGGTAAAAAATCTTGAGACCGGCTTGGTTGAGATCACAACTCAAAACCACGGGTTTGCCGTTGATGAAAAATCACTGGACGATTCCAAGGTTGAAGTAACCCACATCAACCTGAATGACAAAACCATTGAAGGATTGAAATTCAAAACCTACCCGGGAATGTCGGTACAATATCACCCCGAAGCTTCGCCCGGCCCACACGATTCATCCTATCTATTTGACCAGTTTTTAGAGATGGTAAAAGAAACCAAAGGGGAACCGGCTTAA
- the carB gene encoding carbamoyl-phosphate synthase large subunit, with protein MPRRNDIHKILIIGSGPIIIGQACEFDYSGTQACRSLKDDGYEVVLINSNPATIMTDPMMADSIYLQPLTTESIKEVVAKEKPDAVLPTMGGQTGLNLARDLQHENFWTDNGIKVIGVNMDAVDITEDRQLFRDLMEKIGIDQCRSRTANSLLDAKEIVEELGGLPIVIRPSFTLGGTGGGIVWNEEEFERKVLRGLEMSPIHQVLIEESIFGWKEFELELLRDDNENVVIVCPVENLDPCGVHTGDSLTVAPHQTLTDKQYQILRDNAIKMMRSIGDFAGGCNVQFAVEPGSDRVVAIEINPRVSRSSALASKATGYPIAKIATKLAVGYTLDELPNPITQVSSACFEPSIDYVVVKIPRFNFEKFHNVDEELTTQMKAVGEVMAIGRTFPEALNKAWQSLEVGRAGLGADGYAEPDRKEVRERLLKPYWDRTLNIRNAFKFGTSVEEISDITKVDPWFLQQIRYMVSLENKTEGHTLESFTKEDLLEVKRAGFSDVQIAWLLSKTGDKITEEQVRQKRLEMGIKPSFKLVDTCAAEFPAETPYYYSTYDSDNESEVSDKKKVMILGSGPNRIGQGIEFDYSCVHAVLAAQEMGYEAIMVNCNPETVSTDFDIADKLYFEPVFWERVLDIYEHEKPEGVILQVGGQTALKLGKKFVEAGIHIFGTEFEMIDFAEDRGAFSKFLKKLDIPFPEYGTARNVEDAIDIARGIGYPVLIRPSYVLGGQGMRIAVKEEEMKGYVERILQTHPENDFLIDKYLDKAIEVDVDAVFDGTQLHIAGIMQHIEPAGVHSGDSTAVLPPYSLSEEVIKKIEEYQYKIAKNMNIVGFLNVQYAVKDEKVYVLEANPRSTRTIPFLAKATQRPEANIAVKVMLGAKLTEFDLTSKLKNWAVKEPVFPFDKFPEVKKELGPEMKSTGESIYFMENFNDEHFKKPYEFKNLYLSK; from the coding sequence ATGCCACGCCGTAACGACATCCACAAAATTCTAATTATTGGTTCCGGTCCTATTATTATCGGACAAGCTTGCGAATTTGATTATTCCGGAACCCAGGCATGCCGATCTTTGAAAGACGATGGGTACGAAGTTGTACTCATCAACTCGAACCCGGCCACCATTATGACAGATCCCATGATGGCCGACTCCATTTACCTGCAGCCGTTAACTACCGAATCCATCAAAGAAGTTGTAGCAAAGGAAAAGCCTGATGCCGTTCTGCCAACAATGGGTGGGCAAACCGGGCTGAACCTGGCGCGAGATCTTCAACACGAAAATTTCTGGACAGACAACGGCATCAAAGTGATTGGCGTAAATATGGACGCCGTAGACATCACTGAAGATCGTCAGTTGTTCCGTGATTTAATGGAAAAAATCGGCATTGACCAGTGCCGCAGCCGAACTGCAAACTCCCTTCTGGATGCGAAAGAAATTGTGGAAGAACTGGGCGGTTTGCCAATTGTTATTCGGCCTTCTTTTACGCTGGGCGGAACCGGCGGCGGAATTGTTTGGAATGAAGAAGAATTTGAACGAAAAGTACTCCGCGGGCTTGAAATGAGCCCGATTCACCAGGTGCTGATTGAAGAAAGCATCTTCGGCTGGAAAGAGTTTGAGCTGGAACTTCTCCGGGACGACAATGAAAATGTGGTCATTGTCTGTCCGGTTGAAAACCTGGATCCGTGCGGCGTTCACACGGGAGATTCTTTAACTGTGGCTCCACATCAAACATTGACGGATAAACAGTATCAAATTCTGCGGGACAACGCTATTAAAATGATGCGATCCATCGGTGACTTCGCCGGCGGATGTAACGTTCAGTTTGCTGTTGAACCGGGAAGTGACCGGGTTGTTGCGATTGAAATCAATCCGAGAGTAAGCCGGTCTTCTGCGCTGGCTTCGAAAGCTACGGGTTATCCCATTGCAAAAATTGCTACCAAACTTGCCGTGGGTTACACGCTGGATGAACTTCCAAATCCCATCACGCAAGTTTCATCCGCATGTTTTGAGCCTTCTATTGATTATGTTGTCGTGAAAATTCCACGATTCAACTTTGAAAAATTTCATAATGTAGATGAAGAGCTCACCACCCAGATGAAAGCTGTTGGCGAGGTAATGGCCATCGGCAGAACATTTCCTGAAGCCCTTAACAAAGCCTGGCAGTCTCTCGAAGTTGGGCGTGCCGGTTTGGGTGCAGACGGTTATGCCGAACCGGACCGAAAAGAGGTTCGCGAACGGCTGTTAAAACCTTATTGGGACCGCACTCTGAACATCCGGAATGCCTTTAAATTCGGAACTTCGGTTGAAGAGATTTCGGATATCACAAAAGTGGATCCCTGGTTTTTACAACAGATCCGGTATATGGTTAGCCTGGAGAATAAAACAGAAGGTCACACGCTGGAATCGTTCACAAAAGAAGATCTTCTTGAAGTAAAACGAGCCGGATTTTCCGATGTGCAGATCGCATGGCTTCTTAGCAAAACCGGAGATAAAATCACGGAAGAACAGGTTCGCCAAAAACGGCTTGAAATGGGCATCAAACCAAGTTTTAAACTGGTAGATACCTGTGCCGCCGAGTTCCCCGCTGAAACACCGTATTACTATTCTACTTACGACAGCGATAACGAAAGTGAAGTCTCCGACAAGAAAAAAGTGATGATTTTGGGCAGCGGCCCGAACCGTATCGGCCAGGGAATTGAGTTCGATTATTCTTGCGTTCACGCCGTACTTGCCGCCCAGGAAATGGGTTACGAAGCCATCATGGTGAATTGTAACCCTGAAACCGTCTCTACGGATTTCGACATTGCCGACAAGCTTTATTTTGAACCGGTTTTCTGGGAACGGGTTCTTGATATCTATGAGCACGAAAAACCCGAAGGCGTTATTCTTCAGGTGGGCGGACAAACGGCCCTCAAGCTTGGAAAGAAATTTGTAGAAGCCGGAATACACATCTTTGGAACTGAATTTGAAATGATCGATTTTGCCGAAGACCGGGGAGCATTTTCCAAGTTCCTTAAAAAGCTGGATATCCCTTTTCCTGAGTACGGAACCGCCCGAAATGTGGAGGATGCCATCGATATTGCAAGAGGCATCGGGTATCCTGTTTTGATTCGGCCGAGCTATGTTCTTGGCGGACAGGGAATGAGAATTGCCGTGAAAGAAGAAGAGATGAAAGGCTATGTAGAACGGATTCTACAAACCCATCCCGAAAACGATTTTCTAATCGACAAATATCTCGATAAAGCCATTGAGGTTGATGTGGATGCTGTTTTTGATGGCACGCAACTTCATATCGCCGGAATTATGCAGCACATTGAACCGGCCGGTGTTCACTCAGGTGATTCTACCGCTGTGCTCCCACCTTACTCGCTTAGCGAAGAAGTGATTAAGAAGATTGAGGAGTATCAGTACAAGATTGCCAAGAACATGAATATCGTTGGATTTCTGAATGTGCAGTATGCGGTGAAAGACGAGAAAGTCTATGTTCTGGAAGCCAATCCGCGATCTACCCGAACCATTCCTTTTTTGGCAAAAGCCACGCAGCGACCGGAGGCAAATATCGCCGTAAAAGTGATGCTGGGAGCTAAACTCACTGAGTTCGACCTGACATCAAAACTCAAAAACTGGGCGGTTAAAGAACCGGTGTTCCCATTCGACAAATTCCCTGAAGTAAAAAAAGAGCTTGGACCTGAAATGAAATCCACCGGCGAAAGTATCTACTTCATGGAGAATTTCAACGACGAACACTTCAAGAAGCCGTATGAGTTTAAGAATCTTTATTTGAGCAAATAA
- a CDS encoding carbonic anhydrase produces the protein MKRLQDLLDYNLAWAQEKKSTEPDFFKNLSKQQTPNFLWIGCSDSRVPETQISQQNPGDIFVHRNIANLVLHSDMNLQSVLQYAVEVLKVGHVIVCGHYGCGGIKAALEDQKLGLIDNWLRNIKDLYQLHKEEIDSFEKESERVNRLSELNVEQQVRYVCDNPFVRSEWASGRDLWVHGWVYDLETGLIKDLEVTVGKKDCV, from the coding sequence GTGAAACGACTTCAAGACTTACTGGATTACAATTTAGCCTGGGCTCAGGAGAAAAAATCTACAGAGCCCGATTTTTTCAAGAATCTGTCCAAACAGCAAACTCCAAATTTCTTATGGATTGGTTGTTCTGACAGCAGGGTGCCCGAAACACAGATTTCGCAGCAAAACCCCGGTGATATTTTTGTACACAGAAATATTGCAAACCTGGTTTTGCACTCAGACATGAATCTGCAATCTGTTCTGCAATATGCTGTAGAGGTACTGAAAGTTGGCCACGTAATTGTGTGCGGACATTATGGATGCGGTGGAATTAAAGCCGCACTTGAAGATCAAAAACTGGGGTTGATTGATAACTGGCTTCGAAATATAAAAGACCTGTACCAGCTTCATAAAGAAGAAATAGATTCGTTTGAAAAAGAAAGCGAAAGGGTTAACCGGCTGTCTGAACTCAACGTTGAGCAACAGGTGCGTTATGTTTGCGATAATCCTTTTGTACGGTCGGAATGGGCTTCTGGCAGAGATTTATGGGTACATGGATGGGTTTATGACCTGGAAACCGGCTTAATCAAAGACCTGGAAGTTACGGTTGGGAAGAAAGATTGTGTCTAA
- a CDS encoding matrixin family metalloprotease yields the protein MIKILQSKPLQWMLALIAAVILFMVGTNRFGEDTSRVAAPCSQALTFRVGDIDERFYITREELVGLIQDVAEVWSQAADTTVVVYDENGDIAVNLVYAEVQQLSDREKQHRDRLEDEEFSITVLENEYQRMNREYEAGVTRYEEDSKNLQQRIDGMNEWVVRKNNEGGFNEEDLNQYENRKQEIDRMKQDLDQREITLKRQANELNEKIDFLNDKVERKNKLVDEYNRMFTGVRKFTQGAYEWTADSKNINIFHFLDRDELRLVLAHEIGHALGMDHVQNPESVMYELMGSQARPGIELTDEDIRALQSVCQPLSTRISD from the coding sequence ATGATAAAAATTCTACAATCTAAACCTCTTCAATGGATGTTAGCCCTCATTGCAGCCGTCATTCTTTTTATGGTTGGAACGAATCGGTTTGGAGAAGATACCAGCCGTGTTGCCGCTCCGTGCTCTCAGGCACTTACATTCCGGGTTGGGGATATAGATGAACGTTTTTATATAACCCGCGAAGAATTGGTCGGTTTGATACAGGATGTGGCAGAAGTATGGTCGCAAGCTGCGGATACGACCGTGGTTGTTTATGACGAGAATGGAGACATTGCCGTAAATCTTGTCTACGCCGAGGTGCAGCAACTCTCAGACAGGGAGAAACAACATCGTGATCGCCTGGAAGACGAGGAGTTCAGTATCACTGTTTTGGAAAATGAGTATCAGAGGATGAACCGCGAATATGAAGCGGGTGTGACTCGTTACGAAGAAGACTCCAAAAATTTACAGCAACGGATTGATGGGATGAATGAATGGGTGGTTCGAAAAAATAATGAGGGAGGATTTAACGAAGAGGATCTCAATCAATATGAAAACCGAAAGCAGGAAATTGACCGGATGAAACAAGATCTGGATCAGCGGGAAATCACGTTGAAACGGCAGGCGAATGAGTTAAATGAAAAAATCGATTTTCTAAATGATAAAGTGGAGCGGAAAAACAAGCTTGTTGATGAATACAACCGAATGTTCACAGGTGTAAGAAAGTTTACACAGGGTGCCTATGAATGGACGGCTGACAGCAAGAATATTAACATTTTTCATTTCCTCGACAGGGATGAATTGCGGCTGGTTTTAGCCCATGAAATCGGGCACGCTCTCGGGATGGATCATGTCCAAAATCCCGAATCGGTGATGTACGAATTAATGGGCAGTCAGGCACGGCCGGGAATTGAACTTACTGATGAAGATATCCGTGCCTTGCAAAGTGTTTGCCAGCCGTTAAGTACAAGAATTTCTGATTGA
- a CDS encoding SRPBCC family protein, whose amino-acid sequence MSTITVTRRIQAPVEAVFKAISDIRNFSKAVPDIVDVEFLSDQKTGVGTRFKETREFNGRKMATVLEVTEFEEDERIRLVTNTEGTVWDSVFTLTDLDGDTELTLEMHAKPYKLSARFSNFFIKGVMKKALAKDMDAVKSYCER is encoded by the coding sequence ATGAGCACAATAACAGTTACCAGAAGAATACAAGCTCCGGTGGAAGCAGTATTCAAGGCGATTTCCGACATCCGTAATTTTTCAAAAGCCGTTCCGGATATTGTGGATGTTGAATTCTTATCAGATCAAAAAACCGGGGTTGGAACGAGGTTTAAAGAGACACGGGAATTTAACGGCAGAAAAATGGCCACCGTACTTGAAGTGACGGAGTTCGAAGAAGATGAACGCATTCGCTTAGTCACTAATACTGAGGGAACCGTTTGGGATTCCGTTTTTACGTTGACGGACCTTGACGGAGACACTGAGTTAACCCTGGAAATGCATGCAAAACCGTATAAACTTTCAGCCAGGTTCTCGAACTTTTTTATAAAAGGAGTAATGAAGAAAGCTTTGGCTAAGGATATGGATGCGGTTAAAAGTTACTGCGAGAGATAA
- a CDS encoding HTTM domain-containing protein: protein MPDTESYSFLSSLPADLFAPPPGPMMLFDKFPPEDMFWFIHCLLFISLCLVLVGYQTKISSIATGIFILIICGFTFSIGKINHNILLGITPIVMAFSNWGAAFSVDTVMGRVPKKVESWPLALLALMIGFMMFTAGVPKILGGWLDHATQATEGHFLNQFFANERQAMLAPYVLYLKMDLIWELLDWATIIFEIGFLFAVLKSRWVKLFICFALIFHLLNLLILNIIFIFNFIAYAAFFDWTKIFVKFTAWISDFIKKPSYPDYYSGVIFGVLLFILFLVIRIISDMDILLQDSAVVFYDVLFSVVAIVIVLFLAARKISVVLDNRRDRVYT, encoded by the coding sequence ATGCCGGATACTGAAAGCTATTCATTTTTATCATCTTTACCAGCAGATCTATTTGCTCCTCCTCCGGGTCCCATGATGTTATTTGATAAATTCCCCCCGGAAGACATGTTCTGGTTCATACACTGCCTCCTGTTTATTTCACTATGCCTGGTATTGGTGGGATATCAAACGAAGATCAGCTCGATAGCGACAGGTATTTTCATTTTAATTATATGTGGCTTTACTTTTAGTATTGGCAAAATAAACCACAATATTTTATTGGGAATAACACCTATTGTGATGGCTTTCAGTAATTGGGGCGCCGCTTTCTCTGTAGATACAGTAATGGGTAGAGTACCCAAAAAAGTAGAAAGCTGGCCACTGGCATTATTAGCTCTTATGATTGGATTTATGATGTTTACAGCAGGGGTTCCTAAAATTTTAGGCGGATGGCTGGATCACGCCACCCAGGCAACTGAGGGACATTTTCTAAACCAATTCTTCGCTAATGAAAGGCAAGCAATGTTGGCGCCATATGTTCTTTACTTAAAAATGGATTTAATATGGGAACTGCTGGATTGGGCTACGATCATTTTTGAAATCGGATTTCTTTTTGCAGTGCTGAAATCAAGGTGGGTTAAATTATTTATATGTTTTGCTTTAATTTTCCATTTATTAAATCTTCTCATTTTAAACATCATTTTTATATTTAATTTCATTGCTTATGCTGCTTTTTTTGACTGGACTAAGATTTTTGTAAAATTTACAGCATGGATAAGTGATTTTATAAAAAAGCCTTCTTATCCAGATTACTACAGTGGAGTCATATTCGGGGTATTACTTTTTATTCTATTCCTGGTGATTCGTATAATTTCAGATATGGATATCCTGTTACAGGATTCTGCGGTTGTTTTTTATGATGTTCTTTTCTCTGTTGTTGCTATTGTAATAGTTTTATTTCTGGCGGCAAGAAAAATCAGCGTAGTTCTGGACAACCGAAGGGACAGGGTTTATACATAA